The following DNA comes from Agromyces mangrovi.
CGGCGGTACGGGTACGTTGAGTAGGAAAGACTCAATCAACTGGCTTTGTCGATCGCGATCCCACCTGTTTCTTCGTTGGTACCGCGGGCTGAGGTCAAGTGAGCCTGAAGCGTGCATCGATGCGATATTTAGAAGGGCCATGTCACTTGACTGGACCACAAGGTCATCTGCTCGTGCCTGCGCCATACTCTGCCAATCGACTCGGTTCTTGGAGTGTTCCTGACTGTACTGGAGGACGTCAGGTGAGGTCTCTTGGTCTCCGGTCATTCGCTGGAGTGCTGTAGCTAGGGTCTCCTTCTGTATCCGACGTGGCAGCTAGGGCTGTCTGCGGCCTGGAATACGGCAGTTGAGGTTGCGGTTTTACTTGAGTACACCACACTCAAGTTTGCACAGGAGGACCCCAGGTGCCCAACGACTTCAACCCCGAGACCGGCGGCAACTCGTTCGATGAGTTCCTCGCCCGGTACCTCGCGGGCGAGCAGGCGCGGCAGGCACGGTCGATCGACCTCAGCCGCTTCCTGACCGCGCGCACGCAGGGCACTCTGCAGCGCGCCGGCCGCTTCGCGCTCGAGCGCGGGCAGACCGAGCTCGACGCGCTGCACGTGCTGCGCGTCATCGTCGAGGACGAGACCGTCGCGCAGGCGATCACGCGCATCGGCGTCGACCCCGAGACCATCGTCACGGCGACCGAGGCGCGGCTGCCCGCGGCATCCGACACCGCCGACGTCGACGCGGCCAACATCACCCAGTCCGCGCAGCGCGCGCTGTTCCACGCCTACCAGGTCGCGCGCTCCAGTGGATCGACGTACATCGAGCCCGAGCACCTCTTCTTCGCGCTCGTCATCAACACGGATGCCCCCGCGGGCCAGGTGCTCGCGCGCGCAGGCGTCACGGCCGAGGCGCTCACCCAGGGCGTGCGCGAGACGGTCGCGCCCGACGGCGCGCCGACGGAGCAGGGCGCGAGCTCAGAGGCATCCGCCACCCCCACCCTCGACAGGTTCGGCACCGACCTGACGGCGCTCGCGCTCGACGGCGAGCTCGACCCGGTCATCGGGCGGGCGAGCGAGATCGAGCAGACCGTCGAGATTCTCAGCCGGCGCACGAAGAACAACCCCGTGCTGATCGGCGAGGCGGGCGTCGGCAAGACCGCGATCGTCGAGGGGCTCGCCCAGGCGATCGTCGCGGGTGACGTGCCCGAGCAACTGCTCGGCAAGCGCGTCGTCGCCGTCGACCTGCCCGCCATGGTCGCCGGCACGCGCTACCGCGGCGACTTCGAGGAGCGGCTCACGAAGCTCATGGACGAGATCGCGTCGCAGCAGGGCGAACTCATCGTCTTCATCGACGAGGTGCACACCGTCGTCGGCGCCGGCGGCCCCGGTGACGGCAGCGGCATGGATGCGGGCAACATCCTGAAGCCCCGCCTCGCGCGCGGCGACCTGCACCTCATCGGCGCCACCACGCTCAGCGAGTACCGCAGCATCGAGAAGGACCACGCGCTCGAGCGCCGGTTCCAGCCGGTGCGCGTCGGCGAGCCGTCTGTGGAGGACGCGATCCTCATTCTCCAGGGGCTGAAGCCCGCGTACGAGGAGCACCACGGCGTCGAGTACACGGATGCCGCGCTGCGCGCAGCCGTCGAACTCGGCCACCGCTACCTCACCGATCGTGTGCTGCCCGACAAGGCCATCGACCTCATCGACCAGGCCGGCGCGCGGCTGCGGCTGCGCCTCGGCGCGAAGGTCGACGTGTCGGCGTTGGTCTCGCGGCTCGGCGAGCTCGAGGCCGACAAGAACCACGCCGTGCAGGCCGAGGACTACGAGGCCGCATCGCGGATTCGCGACGAGATCGGCCGCGTGCAGGGCCGGCTCGACGAGGTGACGTCGGGCGAGGCATCCGCTCGCCGTGCCTCTGGCGACGCCGTCATCGACGAGCCCGAGATCGCGGCCGTCGTTTCGCGCGCCACGGGCATCCCGATCAACCGCCTCACCGAGGGCGAGCGCGAGCGCCTCGCCAACCTCGAGGCCGAGCTGCACGCCCGCGTGATCGGGCAGGACGACGCGGTCGCCGCCGTGGCCCGCTCGGTGCGCCGCAACCGCACCGGCATGGGCGACGCGGGCCGGCCCGTCGGCTCGTTCCTCTTCCTCGGACCGACCGGCGTCGGCAAGACCGAGCTCGCGCGCGCACTCGCGGCCTCGCTGTTCGACGACGAGGGCGCCATCGTGCGCTTCGACATGTCGGAGTTCGGCGAGCGCCACACCGTGTCGCGCCTGGTCGGCGCCCCTCCCGGCTACGTCGGCTACGACGAGGCCGGCCAGCTCACCGAGCGCGTGCGCCGCAACCCCTACTCGATCGTGCTGTTCGACGAGATCGAGAAGGCGCACCCCGACGTGTTCAACCTGCTGCTGCAGGTGCTCGACGACGGCCGCCTCACCGACGGCCAGGGCCGCGTCGTGGACTTCCGCAACACCGTGGTCATCATGACCTCGAACCTCGGGTCGGAGTTCCTCGCATCGCGCTCGGGCGCGCTGGGCTTCGTGGCGTCGACGGATGCCTCTGGGTTCGCGTCGTCCTCTGATGTGCGCGCCCGCGTGATGGCGAAGCTGCGCGAGGCCATGCGCCCCGAGTTCCTGAACCGCATCGACGAGATCGTGCTGTTCCAGAAGCTGTCGTCGGCGGAGATCGCTTCGATCGTGGGCCTGATGCTCGAGGCGACGCGTGCGCGGCTTGGCGCGCGCGGGGTCGGCTTCGAGGTGACGGATGCTGCGGTGTCGTGGCTCGCTGCGCACGGGTACGAGCCGGAATACGGCGCCCGTCCGCTGCGCCGCCTCATCCAGCGCGAGGTCGACGACCGCATCGCCGACCTGTTCGTCGCGGGCTCCGTTTCGGATGGCGCCGGCGCCGTCCGCGTCGACGCCCGCGACGGCGCGCTCGTGGTGTCGCCGGCGCCGGCCGCGCCGCTCGCCGCGGCGGCGTAGCGCTCGCGCGCCGCTCCCACCTACCGAGTACGGAAAGTGCCGGTATCCCTGACGGATACCCGCACTTTGCGTACTCCGTCGCGCGTCGCGCGTCGCGCGGAGGCCGCCCCGCGGCATCCGCTCGCTCACCCGCCGTCGCCGGTCCGCAAAGTGCGGGTATCCACGTCGGATACCCGCACTTTGCGGACCCGCGCGCTCGCGTCGCCCGCGGCTGGTGCGCAAAGAGTGGTACTACCCCGCAAATGGCCACGAATTGCGCACCAGCGGTGATCCGCTCGTGGGTCGGCGGCTGATGGCAGGCTGGGCGCATGCGACGCATCGGTGCGATCTTCCAGCCCGCCTTCCCGCCCGAGCGGCTGCGGTCAGCCGTCGAGGCGGCCGACCGCAGCGGGGTGCACGAGCTGTGGGTGTTCGAGGACTGCTTCCGCGAGGCCGCGTTCTCGCAGGCGGCCGCGGCGCTCGCGTGGAGCGAGCGAGTGCGGGTCGGCATCGGCATCGCGCCGATGCCGCTTCGGAACGTCGCGCTCACCGCGATGGAGATCGCCACGATCGAGCGGATGTTCCCGGGCCGCCTGATCCCCGGGCTCGGGCACGGCGTGCTGTCGTGGATGGGCCAGGCCGGCAGCCGCGTCGCCTCCCCGCTCACGCTCATGCGCGAGTACGTGCCCGCGGTGCGGGCGCTGCTCGCGGGAGACGAGCTGACCCTGTCCGGCCGCTACGTGTCGCTCGACGGCGTGCGGCTCGACTGGCCGCCCGCCTCCGCGCCTGCGGTGTACGCCGCCGGCCAGGGGCCGAAGACGCTGCGGCTCACCGGTGAGGTCGCCGACGGCACCGTGCTCACCGAGGGCACGACCCCGACGATGCTGCGCGACGCGATCGAGCTGGTGGAGGCCGGCCGCGAGGCATCCGCTCGTGGTGGTCGCAACGACATCGTCGTCTACCTGCTCGCGGCGTTCGGCGGCGACGACGCCCGGGCGCGCATGGCGGGCGACGCCGAGCGGTGGGGCTTCGACGACGATCCGGCGAAGTTCGTGGCGGGCGACGTCGACGAGGTCGCCGCGGCGGCCGAGCTGCTGTTCGACGTGGGCGCAGACAGCGTGGTGCTCGAGCCGACGCGCGACGAGCCCGACCTGGAGGCGTTCATGGAGCGGGCGGGGCGGGTGGCGAGCGCGATTCAGGGCTAAACCTGATCCGGCGCCTGAGGCGGCGGCGGCACGTTTGGCGCAGGCGCTGGCGTTCGGCCTCGCCGTGACGGTGATGGGGGTGGGCGATGGCCACGAACGACGGGACGCGCGACGAAGGTCGATTCATCATCGATCCGAAGATGCTGTCGAAGATTCAGATCGTCGACGACGAGGGACGGGTGCGGATAGTCCCCGATGGCGTGCTGTACCTCAGCTCGGACAGCGCGCTATACCTCAGCTCAGATAAAGACGGCCCCGCGATCTTCAAGCCGATCGTCCCGGAGACGACCGGCGTCGGCGGCGGCGGGGTGGCGCCCTCGAAGCCTGAGTCGCCCGCGACCGAGAAGGCCGACGGGTCGAGCGAGGCAAAGGCGCCTGAGGCCACTGAGATCACCGCCGGAAGCACCGCATCGACAGTCGATGTGATCGCGGCCCTCGCCGCAGCCCGGCGGACGACGACTGCGGTCGATGCCCAGATCGATGCGCTCGGAGATGCTGGTCTGCGCGAGCGATACGTGTCCGCCCTGATCGCAGAGCAGGAGGACCTGGATGCATCCATCGCATGGGCCGCATCGAGTGACGCGCAGTTGCTAGGCGCCGTTGGCGAGTCGCGACGCGGTGGCATCGCCGAGGAGCTGCTGCGCGCGAAGTACGGTGTGCGCCGGGAGGACGCCGCGCTCGCGTCGAAGCGCGTGGAGTTCGAGGAGCAACGAGTTCGGCTGTTCGAACAGCTCGTCGAGTACTCGAAGGAGTTCATAAAACAGCGCCGCGCATGGCGCAGCCTCAGCAAGTGGGCGCCCTGGCTGCTGCTCCTCATGCTGCTCGCCTCTATCGGCCTATCGATCGCGGTCATCTCGCTGGTCGGCGCCGGGCGAATCGACGGATGGCAGGGCGGACTGCTGATCTTCGTGCTCGCGCTCATGGCGGTCTCACCGGCCACGCTGCTGCTCATCGAGCGTCCGCTGCAGGGGATCGACTCGTGGAAGCCGACCGAGCTCAAGGCGCCATCGACGGGCGCAGGCGGCGAGTCCGACTCCGATGGTGCGGATGCAGACACGGCGGGCGAGGATGCGGAGGGCGACGCGGGCAAGCCGGCCGGCGCGCCCGGCTGACATCGGGCGCGCCACCGGTCACGCGACCGCGGCGGACTCCGAGGCGGCGGGACGCGGGTCGAGGTGCACGCCCGCGAGCATGCAGCGCACCGACCCGCCGGCGAGCTCGATCGTCGGCACGTCGAGCGGGAGCAGCGTGCATGATGCTTCGATCGCCGCGCGCTGGGCCGCGGTGAGGGATGCGACGCCGCGCGCCGACATGGCGAGCAGGCGCCCGTCGGCGCCGGTCAGCTCGATCGCGTTGCCCGCGAAGTCGCGTACCTGCTGCGGCGTGAGTTCGATCACGGTCCGTCCGCGGGCACCCAAGCGATCCAGCACCTGCGCACGCCGTGCCTCGTCGCGGATCATGCTCGAGCCGATCAGCACGAAGTCGGACGCCACGCACATCAGCACGTTGGTGTGGTACACCGTGTTGCCGTCCTCGTCGATCGCGTCGAAGGCCATCGGTTCGAACCCGAAGTTCGTGCAGAAGCGCTCCAGGGCGACGGGGTCGGCGCGGTTCGACCGGCACACGAAGGCGAGGCGGCTCACGTGGTCAAGCACCATCGCCCCCGTGCCCTCGAGGAACACGCCGTCCTCCGCAAGTCCCGAGTAGTCGATGACGTCCTGCACGCGGTACTCGCGCTTGAGCATCTCGATGACGTCCCACCGGCGCTCCAGGCGACGGCTCGGGTTGTACATCGGGTAGATCGCGACGTGGCCGCCGGCGTGGGTCGAGAACCAGTTGTTCGGGAAGACGCTGTCGGGTGTCGCATCCGCATCGTCCTCGAAGAGGTGCACGTCGACGCCATGGGCACGCAGTCGCTCGACCGCCTCGGTCACCTCACGGTAGGCAGATCGCGAGATCACGTCCGAGCGATCGGCGTCGCCGCGAGCCTGGAACGTGTTGTCGGCCTCGGTCTCGGGGTTGGGGCGGAAGCGATGCGGTCGAACCATGACGACCGCGGAAGGGGCGTGCACGTCGTCACACTACCGGCGAGTAGGCGCCGATGAACCCGAACAGGTCCTTCGGGTCTTCGGGCTCGGCGACGAGGTCGATGCGCTGTGCGAAGTCGGTGCCTGCGACGTCGTCGCGCAGGTAGCGCAGTGCCGAGAAGTCCTCGATCGCGAAGCCGACGGAGTCGAAGACGGTGATCTCGTCCGTCGCCGAGCGCCCGGAGGCTTTCCCCGCGAGGACACGCCAGAACTCCACGGGCGCGAACTCCTCGGGCATCTGCTGCAACTCGCCCTCGATGCGGGTCTGCGGCTCGTGCTCGACGAATACCCGGCCCCGCAAGAGGATCTCCGGGTCGAGCTCCGTCTTGCCCGGGCAGTCCCCGCCGATCGCGTTCACGTGCGTGCCGGGCGCGACGTCGACCGACTCGAGCACGCGCGCCTGGGCCTTGTCGGCCGTGCAGGTCGTGATGATGTCCGCGCCCAGAGCGGCATCCGCCCCGCTCGCCGCGACGTGGAGCTCGAAACCGAGGGGGAGCAGGTTGCGCGCGAACTTCGCGATGGCGTCGGGGTCGGTGTCCCAGACCCGCAGCGACCGGATGCCGAGGCGTTCGCGGAACGCCATGGCCTGGAACTCGGCCTGGCTGCCCGTGCCGATCATCGCCATGGTCGTGCTCTCGGGGCGCGCGAGGTGGCCCGCGACCATCGCCGAGGTGGCGGCCGTGCGCAGCGCGGTGAGCAGGGTCATCTCTGCGAGGAAGGTCGGGTAGCCG
Coding sequences within:
- a CDS encoding ATP-dependent Clp protease ATP-binding subunit produces the protein MPNDFNPETGGNSFDEFLARYLAGEQARQARSIDLSRFLTARTQGTLQRAGRFALERGQTELDALHVLRVIVEDETVAQAITRIGVDPETIVTATEARLPAASDTADVDAANITQSAQRALFHAYQVARSSGSTYIEPEHLFFALVINTDAPAGQVLARAGVTAEALTQGVRETVAPDGAPTEQGASSEASATPTLDRFGTDLTALALDGELDPVIGRASEIEQTVEILSRRTKNNPVLIGEAGVGKTAIVEGLAQAIVAGDVPEQLLGKRVVAVDLPAMVAGTRYRGDFEERLTKLMDEIASQQGELIVFIDEVHTVVGAGGPGDGSGMDAGNILKPRLARGDLHLIGATTLSEYRSIEKDHALERRFQPVRVGEPSVEDAILILQGLKPAYEEHHGVEYTDAALRAAVELGHRYLTDRVLPDKAIDLIDQAGARLRLRLGAKVDVSALVSRLGELEADKNHAVQAEDYEAASRIRDEIGRVQGRLDEVTSGEASARRASGDAVIDEPEIAAVVSRATGIPINRLTEGERERLANLEAELHARVIGQDDAVAAVARSVRRNRTGMGDAGRPVGSFLFLGPTGVGKTELARALAASLFDDEGAIVRFDMSEFGERHTVSRLVGAPPGYVGYDEAGQLTERVRRNPYSIVLFDEIEKAHPDVFNLLLQVLDDGRLTDGQGRVVDFRNTVVIMTSNLGSEFLASRSGALGFVASTDASGFASSSDVRARVMAKLREAMRPEFLNRIDEIVLFQKLSSAEIASIVGLMLEATRARLGARGVGFEVTDAAVSWLAAHGYEPEYGARPLRRLIQREVDDRIADLFVAGSVSDGAGAVRVDARDGALVVSPAPAAPLAAAA
- a CDS encoding LLM class flavin-dependent oxidoreductase, whose protein sequence is MRRIGAIFQPAFPPERLRSAVEAADRSGVHELWVFEDCFREAAFSQAAAALAWSERVRVGIGIAPMPLRNVALTAMEIATIERMFPGRLIPGLGHGVLSWMGQAGSRVASPLTLMREYVPAVRALLAGDELTLSGRYVSLDGVRLDWPPASAPAVYAAGQGPKTLRLTGEVADGTVLTEGTTPTMLRDAIELVEAGREASARGGRNDIVVYLLAAFGGDDARARMAGDAERWGFDDDPAKFVAGDVDEVAAAAELLFDVGADSVVLEPTRDEPDLEAFMERAGRVASAIQG
- the ctlX gene encoding citrulline utilization hydrolase CtlX, whose product is MVRPHRFRPNPETEADNTFQARGDADRSDVISRSAYREVTEAVERLRAHGVDVHLFEDDADATPDSVFPNNWFSTHAGGHVAIYPMYNPSRRLERRWDVIEMLKREYRVQDVIDYSGLAEDGVFLEGTGAMVLDHVSRLAFVCRSNRADPVALERFCTNFGFEPMAFDAIDEDGNTVYHTNVLMCVASDFVLIGSSMIRDEARRAQVLDRLGARGRTVIELTPQQVRDFAGNAIELTGADGRLLAMSARGVASLTAAQRAAIEASCTLLPLDVPTIELAGGSVRCMLAGVHLDPRPAASESAAVA
- a CDS encoding ornithine cyclodeaminase produces the protein MTGFVDVHDMARWVRSRGIGPVLRGLMDAIEADFRRWQGFERTPRIASHTPFGVIELMPTSDGETYGFKYVNGHPSNPARGFPTVTAFGVLADVHNGYPTFLAEMTLLTALRTAATSAMVAGHLARPESTTMAMIGTGSQAEFQAMAFRERLGIRSLRVWDTDPDAIAKFARNLLPLGFELHVAASGADAALGADIITTCTADKAQARVLESVDVAPGTHVNAIGGDCPGKTELDPEILLRGRVFVEHEPQTRIEGELQQMPEEFAPVEFWRVLAGKASGRSATDEITVFDSVGFAIEDFSALRYLRDDVAGTDFAQRIDLVAEPEDPKDLFGFIGAYSPVV